One window of the Salvia splendens isolate huo1 chromosome 1, SspV2, whole genome shotgun sequence genome contains the following:
- the LOC121790207 gene encoding tetrapyrrole-binding protein, chloroplastic-like translates to KPEFDPSSSPSKYSISLDFLRQHLAGKDHRQVDEETRRPIITLAGDASVKRGYVFFSEVQFIPAEGLWKIDALWRQHSNGKFGYNVQRRIWKKLNGDFTAFFIKVGWMKKLESSEVEQYNYRSFPVEFMWEMEEGPPEGNLPLTNALRGTQLLSWILSHPAFDGDR, encoded by the coding sequence AAACCCGAATTTGACCCATCATCTTCTCCGTCAAAATACTCAATCTCACTAGACTTCCTCCGGCAGCACCTCGCTGGAAAAGACCACCGGCAGGTCGACGAGGAGACGCGCCGCCCCATCATCACGCTCGCCGGCGATGCCTCCGTGAAGCGCGGCTACGTCTTCTTCTCAGAGGTCCAATTCATCCCTGCCGAGGGGCTTTGGAAAATCGACGCGCTGTGGCGGCAGCACAGCAACGGAAAGTTCGGTTACAACGTGCAGCGGAGGATCTGGAAGAAATTGAATGGGGATTTCACGGCGTTCTTCATCAAGGTGGGGTGGATGAAGAAGCTAGAGAGCTCGGAGGTAGAGCAGTACAATTACAGGAGCTTTCCGGTGGAGTTTATGTGGGAGATGGAGGAGGGGCCGCCGGAGGGGAATCTGCCGCTGACGAATGCGTTGAGAGGGACGCAGCTGCTCAGCTGGATTCTCAGCCACCCGGCTTTTGACGGAGATCGTTAA
- the LOC121751785 gene encoding uncharacterized protein LOC121751785, which yields MNPSKIEEDLFHHLGPSPHHHHHFMDPQSQPSIHHDAFSLAEIDLFRDDEDDEGGSHSSSDAEIPLPSSNGTVLFQNPNLPNHPSFNHSKRPINQTPFCISPEPHISSQFYTFNKESHALMIRCLIDGRLATPEEIRAATPPPVLSSWRSVWKDRNEDTAYLTAWKRIQDKLNVHVSESATSITGNSSHFLCFKNNTSQSVSHVDQWQDIVMLYHGDTEFKHLGLKETVERIKQVWTVGAKFYGIPESYIRTCVSACPICSDESSGCAPRSKRRRFEYTESFDVPAKEVPSQLQKLAAKHKVVLCIRQKYIRFKPFMAEVKDYACHRAGEPASSKKSRMLKREPYTSKRCGCGFRIRAIVPISKYNEKDKTFVYEEEGTAVFKLYAVHSGHEPGPLDGNARIMHRMAGHKGGLLMDQENVYGMAEDGENESFRFLGKDSGDLQHSIFQQVQEVRSELGLLEVRLGKIPPSLVGSVSRELFDIVNKLRNVADDGSKSVGLLSEKQHQHLDDVLVVEHDLPDWVDDHHTRIYGDGKDADVIEDDEDSFGRTLGEVASWERMRTECRNEKDLLGESCKEEKWLKCGGFDQKGIIGCSNHKLTKPLRHAESIDPDVGLAGIQVDGFYSENPKWLDSPCGLDPGADCEDGGFRHGEIV from the coding sequence ATGAATCCAAGCAAAATTGAGGAAGATCTCTTCCACCACCTGGGCCCTTcgccgcaccaccaccaccacttcATGGACCCGCAATCGCAGCCCTCTATCCACCACGACGCCTTCTCCCTCGCCGAAATCGACCTCTTCCGCGACGACGAAGACGACGAAGGCGGAAGCCACTCTTCGTCCGATGCCGAAATCCCTCTCCCATCATCCAACGGCACCGTTCTATTTCAGAACCCTAATTTGCCGAATCACCCCTCTTTTAACCACAGCAAGCGGCCGATTAACCAGACTCCGTTTTGCATTAGCCCCGAGCCGCATATTTCCTCCCAATTCTACACTTTCAACAAGGAATCGCATGCTCTTATGATTCGGTGCTTAATTGATGGCCGATTGGCCACGCCGGAGGAGATCCGAGCCGCGACTCCCCCTCCTGTGCTCTCCAGTTGGCGGTCGGTGTGGAAGGATCGGAACGAGGACACAGCCTACCTGACGGCGTGGAAGCGCATTCAGGACAAGCTCAATGTCCACGTGTCGGAATCCGCTACTAGCATAACCGGTAATAGTAGCCATTTTCTTTGTTTCAAGAACAATACTAGTCAATCTGTTTCGCATGTTGATCAGTGGCAGGACATAGTCATGTTATATCACGGTGATACAGAATTCAAACACTTAGGGTTGAAAGAAACTGTAGAGAGAATTAAGCAGGTGTGGACTGTAGGGGCAAAATTTTATGGCATACCTGAGAGTTACATTAGGACTTGTGTCTCTGCTTGCCCTATTTGCTCAGATGAGTCTTCTGGTTGTGCTCCAAGGTCTAAGAGGCGTAGGTTTGAATACACTGAATCGTTTGATGTGCCCGCCAAGGAAGTCCCATCACAATTGCAAAAATTGGCTGCCAAGCATAAGGTTGTGTTGTGCATACGACAGAAATATATTAGGTTTAAACCATTTATGGCAGAGGTCAAGGACTACGCATGTCATAGAGCAGGAGAGCCAGCTTCCTCAAAAAAATCACGGATGCTGAAGAGAGAGCCATATACGTCTAAGCGGTGTGGGTGTGGCTTTCGTATTAGGGCAATAGTTCCAATATCAAAATATAATGAGAAGGATAAGACATTTGTCTATGAGGAAGAGGGGACAGCGGTCTTTAAGCTTTATGCGGTGCATTCGGGACATGAGCCAGGGCCCTTGGATGGAAATGCTAGGATTATGCATCGAATGGCTGGACATAAAGGGGGACTGCTGATGGATCAAGAGAATGTATACGGGATGGCTGAAGATGGGGAAAATGAGAGTTTTAGGTTCTTAGGGAAGGATTCTGGAGACTTGCAACATTCAATTTTCCAGCAGGTGCAGGAAGTGAGGAGTGAATTGGGGTTGCTTGAGGTTAGGCTTGGGAAAATTCCACCTTCACTGGTAGGTTCCGTGTCTCGTGAACTCTTTGATATCGTGAATAAGCTTAGAAATGTTGCTGATGATGGTTCCAAGTCTGTTGGGTTGCTTTCAGAGAAGCAGCATCAGCATCTAGATGATGTGTTGGTGGTGGAGCATGATTTGCCAGATTGGGTGGATGACCACCACACTAGGATCTATGGTGATGGCAAGGATGCAGATGTTATAGAAGATGATGAGGACAGCTTTGGGAGAACTCTTGGTGAGGTTGCTTCTTGGGAACGGATGAGGACAGAGTGTAGGAATGAGAAGGATCTGCTTGGTGAGTCTTGTAAAGAGGAGAAGTGGTTAAAATGTGGCGGTTttgatcagaaggggattatTGGCTGCAGTAACCATAAACTGACCAAGCCCTTAAGGCATGCTGAATCAATAGATCCAGATGTTGGTCTTGCGGGTATACAGGTAGATGGATTCTACTCTGAAAATCCTAAATGGTTAGATTCTCCTTGTGGACTGGACCCGGGTGCTGACTGTGAAGATGGTGGATTCAGGCATGGGGAGATTGTATAG
- the LOC121751755 gene encoding 65-kDa microtubule-associated protein 3-like isoform X2, whose product METTCGSLLLELQKIWDEVGEADNERDRMLFELEQECLDAYRRKVDHANRSRAHLRQAVADAEAQLADISAALGDRPAHIKKSSGSLKQELETIMPHLEDMTAKRNERKNQFSEVLKQINSISIELSSSTDTRLDEMSVDESDLSMKRLDDLRNQLLLLQKEKDERMNELLRLLNIVNALCSVLGMDFKSKICSVHPSLDNTCKKKSISADTMQGLSAMIFRLKNVKLQRMQKLQEIAMTMIELWTLMDTPVEEQQMFQNVTLTIAAAENEITEPNSLSLEIINNAEAELSRLQEMKMSKIKEVLLKKRLILEDICHGSHMIVEGKYGKDLSIESIESGAISPSYLLEELEAQISKVKEEALSRKEILEKVQKWLAACEEEGWLEEYSRDDNRYNAGRGAHLMLKRAEKARVLVNKIPGMVDGLKSKVKAWEKERNAEFLYDGVGLISMIDQYSELKRLKEQERQIQRKKLQGQLVAEQEAIYGSKPSPSKSGAKSLRPSTGGVASKRFSLGGAALQTALDKATPSSRSLNKNKSVKRQTLNNNHHTGLAVPSSGKKNMNSRAAKQHSSNASISHQSGTAALRKALSPLSSLCSNVIIQQEDKKAKNGAVQDSESGGYKTPAAATPTKRYTANDENRTPKRMPIPVAATPPTACSAMRTAMTPFTPSVRATEQVEYSYEERRAGFAVAKALSLVDV is encoded by the exons ATGGAAACAACCTGTGGTTCTCTTTTGTTAGAGCTACAG AAAATATGGGATGAAGTTGGAGAGGCTGATAATGAAAGGGACAGAATGCTTTTTGAACTTGAACAAGAATGTCTGGATGCATACAGAAGGAAAGTGGATCACGCAAACCGTTCAAGAGCTCATCTAAGGCAGGCAGTTGCTGATGCTGAAGCACAGCTTGCGGACATTAGCGCTGCATTGGGAGACCGACCAGCTCATATAAAGAAG AGTTCCGGGAGCCTGAAGCAAGAGCTTGAGACAATTATGCCTCATCTGGAAGATATGACAGCGAAAAGAAATGAGAGGAAGAACCAATTTTCAGAGGTTCTGAAACAAATTAATAGCATCTCTATAGAGCTTTCTAGTTCTACGGACACACGTCTTGATGAGATGTCTGTTGATGAGAGTGATTTGTCAATGAAAAGGTTGGATGATTTACGTAATCAGTTGCTTTTGCTGCAAAAAGAAAAG GATGAACGCATGAATGAGCTTCTTCGCCTATTGAACATCGTTAATGCTCTATGCTCGGTGCTTGGGATGGACTTCAAATCAAAAATTTGCAGTGTTCATCCATCTCTAGACAACACATGCAAGAAGAAAAGTATAAGTGCGGACACAATGCAGGGTTTATCTGCTATGATATTTAGACTTAAGAATGTTAAGTTGCAGCGCATGCAAAAG CTTCAAGAAATTGCAATGACCATGATAGAACTCTGGACTCTGATGGATACACCAGTTGAGGAGCAACAAATGTTCCAGAATGTAACACTTACTATTGCTgctgcagaaaatgaaataactGAGCCCAACAGTCTGTCTTTGGAGATAATCAATAAT GCTGAGGCAGAACTTTCGAGGCTGCAAGAAATGAAAATGAGTAAAATCAAAGAAGTCCTATTAAAAAAGAGATTGATTTTAGAAGATATATGCCACGGATCACACATGATTGTTGAAGGAAAATATGGAAAAGATCTCTCTATAGAATCTATTGAGTCAG GGGCAATCAGTCCATCTTATCTACTTGAAGAATTAGAGGCACAGATTTCCAAGGTTAAAGAGGAAGCATTAAGTAGAAAAGAGATTCTTGAAAAGGTCCAGAAATGGTTGGCTGCATGCGAAGAGGAAGGCTGGCTGGAAGAGTACAGTAGG GATGACAATCGTTATAATGCTGGACGAGGTGCGCATCTTATGCTTAAGCGTGCTGAGAAGGCTCGTGTGCTTGTAAATAAAATCCCAG GAATGGTAGATGGTCTGAAGTCAAAGGTAAAAGCTTGGGAGAAAGAAAGAAATGCAGAGTTCCTCTACGATGGT GTTGGTCTAATTTCCATGATTGATCAGTACAGCGAATTAAAGCGCTTGAAAGAACAAGAGCGTCAAATTCAGAGG AAGAAGCTGCAGGGACAGTTGGTGGCTGAGCAAGAAGCAATCTATGGTTCAAAACCGAGTCCATCCAAGAGCGGGGCCAAGAGTTTAAGACCTTCAACCGGAGGCGTGGCTAGTAAGAGGTTTTCATTAGGAGGAGCCGCGCTCCAAACTGCACTCGACAAAGCTACTCCCTCTTCTCGTTCCCTTAACAAGAATAAGTCCGTGAAACGCCAGACTTTGAACAATAATCACCACACTGGCCTTGCAGTTCCCTCTTCTG GTAAGAAAAACATGAATAGTAGGGCAGCTAAACAGCATTCCAGCAATGCATCAATCTCACATCAGAGTGGAACAGCAGCATTGAGGAAGGCCCTCTCTCCCTTGTCTTCACTATGTTCCAATGTGATTATTCAGCAGGAGGATAAAAAAGCGAAGAATGGGGCGGTCCAAGATTCTGAGAGTGGTGGTTACAAAACTCCGGCGGCAGCAACGCCAACGAAGAGGTATACTGCAAATGATGAGAACAGAACACCAAAGAGAATGCCAATCCCAGTGGCAGCCACTCCTCCAACAGCGTGTAGCGCAATGCGGACAGCTATGACCCCATTCACGCCGAGCGTTCGTGCAACTGAACAAGTGGAGTACTCGTATGAGGAGAGAAGAGCTGGCTTTGCTGTTGCTAAGGCACTCTCCCTCGTTGACGTTTAG
- the LOC121751755 gene encoding 65-kDa microtubule-associated protein 3-like isoform X1, which translates to METTCGSLLLELQKIWDEVGEADNERDRMLFELEQECLDAYRRKVDHANRSRAHLRQAVADAEAQLADISAALGDRPAHIKKSSGSLKQELETIMPHLEDMTAKRNERKNQFSEVLKQINSISIELSSSTDTRLDEMSVDESDLSMKRLDDLRNQLLLLQKEKDERMNELLRLLNIVNALCSVLGMDFKSKICSVHPSLDNTCKKKSISADTMQGLSAMIFRLKNVKLQRMQKLQEIAMTMIELWTLMDTPVEEQQMFQNVTLTIAAAENEITEPNSLSLEIINNAEAELSRLQEMKMSKIKEVLLKKRLILEDICHGSHMIVEGKYGKDLSIESIESGAISPSYLLEELEAQISKVKEEALSRKEILEKVQKWLAACEEEGWLEEYSRDDNRYNAGRGAHLMLKRAEKARVLVNKIPGMVDGLKSKVKAWEKERNAEFLYDGVGLISMIDQYSELKRLKEQERQIQRGQKKLQGQLVAEQEAIYGSKPSPSKSGAKSLRPSTGGVASKRFSLGGAALQTALDKATPSSRSLNKNKSVKRQTLNNNHHTGLAVPSSGKKNMNSRAAKQHSSNASISHQSGTAALRKALSPLSSLCSNVIIQQEDKKAKNGAVQDSESGGYKTPAAATPTKRYTANDENRTPKRMPIPVAATPPTACSAMRTAMTPFTPSVRATEQVEYSYEERRAGFAVAKALSLVDV; encoded by the exons ATGGAAACAACCTGTGGTTCTCTTTTGTTAGAGCTACAG AAAATATGGGATGAAGTTGGAGAGGCTGATAATGAAAGGGACAGAATGCTTTTTGAACTTGAACAAGAATGTCTGGATGCATACAGAAGGAAAGTGGATCACGCAAACCGTTCAAGAGCTCATCTAAGGCAGGCAGTTGCTGATGCTGAAGCACAGCTTGCGGACATTAGCGCTGCATTGGGAGACCGACCAGCTCATATAAAGAAG AGTTCCGGGAGCCTGAAGCAAGAGCTTGAGACAATTATGCCTCATCTGGAAGATATGACAGCGAAAAGAAATGAGAGGAAGAACCAATTTTCAGAGGTTCTGAAACAAATTAATAGCATCTCTATAGAGCTTTCTAGTTCTACGGACACACGTCTTGATGAGATGTCTGTTGATGAGAGTGATTTGTCAATGAAAAGGTTGGATGATTTACGTAATCAGTTGCTTTTGCTGCAAAAAGAAAAG GATGAACGCATGAATGAGCTTCTTCGCCTATTGAACATCGTTAATGCTCTATGCTCGGTGCTTGGGATGGACTTCAAATCAAAAATTTGCAGTGTTCATCCATCTCTAGACAACACATGCAAGAAGAAAAGTATAAGTGCGGACACAATGCAGGGTTTATCTGCTATGATATTTAGACTTAAGAATGTTAAGTTGCAGCGCATGCAAAAG CTTCAAGAAATTGCAATGACCATGATAGAACTCTGGACTCTGATGGATACACCAGTTGAGGAGCAACAAATGTTCCAGAATGTAACACTTACTATTGCTgctgcagaaaatgaaataactGAGCCCAACAGTCTGTCTTTGGAGATAATCAATAAT GCTGAGGCAGAACTTTCGAGGCTGCAAGAAATGAAAATGAGTAAAATCAAAGAAGTCCTATTAAAAAAGAGATTGATTTTAGAAGATATATGCCACGGATCACACATGATTGTTGAAGGAAAATATGGAAAAGATCTCTCTATAGAATCTATTGAGTCAG GGGCAATCAGTCCATCTTATCTACTTGAAGAATTAGAGGCACAGATTTCCAAGGTTAAAGAGGAAGCATTAAGTAGAAAAGAGATTCTTGAAAAGGTCCAGAAATGGTTGGCTGCATGCGAAGAGGAAGGCTGGCTGGAAGAGTACAGTAGG GATGACAATCGTTATAATGCTGGACGAGGTGCGCATCTTATGCTTAAGCGTGCTGAGAAGGCTCGTGTGCTTGTAAATAAAATCCCAG GAATGGTAGATGGTCTGAAGTCAAAGGTAAAAGCTTGGGAGAAAGAAAGAAATGCAGAGTTCCTCTACGATGGT GTTGGTCTAATTTCCATGATTGATCAGTACAGCGAATTAAAGCGCTTGAAAGAACAAGAGCGTCAAATTCAGAGG GGTCAGAAGAAGCTGCAGGGACAGTTGGTGGCTGAGCAAGAAGCAATCTATGGTTCAAAACCGAGTCCATCCAAGAGCGGGGCCAAGAGTTTAAGACCTTCAACCGGAGGCGTGGCTAGTAAGAGGTTTTCATTAGGAGGAGCCGCGCTCCAAACTGCACTCGACAAAGCTACTCCCTCTTCTCGTTCCCTTAACAAGAATAAGTCCGTGAAACGCCAGACTTTGAACAATAATCACCACACTGGCCTTGCAGTTCCCTCTTCTG GTAAGAAAAACATGAATAGTAGGGCAGCTAAACAGCATTCCAGCAATGCATCAATCTCACATCAGAGTGGAACAGCAGCATTGAGGAAGGCCCTCTCTCCCTTGTCTTCACTATGTTCCAATGTGATTATTCAGCAGGAGGATAAAAAAGCGAAGAATGGGGCGGTCCAAGATTCTGAGAGTGGTGGTTACAAAACTCCGGCGGCAGCAACGCCAACGAAGAGGTATACTGCAAATGATGAGAACAGAACACCAAAGAGAATGCCAATCCCAGTGGCAGCCACTCCTCCAACAGCGTGTAGCGCAATGCGGACAGCTATGACCCCATTCACGCCGAGCGTTCGTGCAACTGAACAAGTGGAGTACTCGTATGAGGAGAGAAGAGCTGGCTTTGCTGTTGCTAAGGCACTCTCCCTCGTTGACGTTTAG
- the LOC121800368 gene encoding proteasome subunit beta type-1, which translates to MPKQQANWSPYDNNGGTCVAIAGADYCVIAADTRMSTGYSILTRDYSKIIQLADKSVMASSGFQADVRALQKVLAARHLLYQHQHNKQMSCPAMAQLLSNTLYFKRFFPYYSFNVLGGLDSEGKGCVFTYDAVGSYERVGYSAQGSGATLITPFLDNQLKSPSPLLLPAKDAVTPLSEIEAIDLVKTCFASATERDIYTGDKVEMLVLNASGIRREFMELRKD; encoded by the exons ATGCCAAAGCAGCAAGCAAATTGGTCTCCCTACGACAACAATGGAGG GACCTGTGTCGCGATTGCCGGAGCTGATTACTGTGTAATTGCGGCCGATACTAGAATGTCCACCGGCTACAGTATCCTTACCCGCGATTACTCCAAAATTATTCAGCT AGCGGATAAATCTGTGATGGCCTCCTCAGGTTTTCAGGCTGATGTAAGAGCACTGCAAAAGGTCTTAGCAGCTAGACACTTG CTTTATCAACACCAGCACAACAAGCAAATGAGCTGCCCTGCAATGGCTCAGTTACTTTCAAATACCCTCTACTTCAAGCGATTCTTCCCTTACTATTCTTTCAATGTCTTGGGGGGCCTTGACAGTGAGG GAAAGGGTTGTGTCTTCACATATGATGCTGTTGGATCTTACGAACGAGTGGGATACAGTGCCCAAGGTTCTGGTGCAACTCTTATCACTCCCTTCTTGGACAACCAGCTGAAATCTCCAAGTCCTCTTTTGTTGCCTGCAAAG GACGCAGTGACTCCACTTTCAGAGATAGAAGCCATCGACTTGGTCAAAACCTGTTTTGCATCAGCAACCGAAAGAGATATATACACA GGAGACAAAGTGGAGATGCTCGTATTGAATGCTAGTGGTATCCGTCGAGAGTTCATGGAACTCAGGAAAGATTAG
- the LOC121751818 gene encoding peptidyl-prolyl cis-trans isomerase FKBP43-like isoform X2: protein MAFWGVEVKPGKPVIHSCEKAIGRLRISQATLGISDATKKSIVQCNVGKKSPVLLCALLPNQTESCHLDLEFEEADDVVFSVIGPRSVYLTGYYIRQNQQSGHQSDSESYGVDIQNCQTEESSYQTDDDEYEDSFIDDDEEPQSFSPPPVSRSKEDETASESDKPNNAKGRRGQLIKKRQVVESEDDSEDDDGFLLSIFKSKKSEKTTSTGVEGNIVKQNVPANNGKDQMHSLDREKPRKKRKEWAEQEKASKDQSNEGYNVHKEDKMDGVEASKNLDIEDHQLAPELASDKCRKSKRRRKQLQSEVACKEEVDVKSENVAEDDYLEHNLLHTDSKKDVSAVNVVKKKQIDNDISIKAGLLDTASQPEKKIKKTKKKKKKDQGNGDSDMGLPDTMNHQEIKPVKSENYTSNAEPTQNRTLSNGLVIEEVANGPPDGKVASRGKKVKIFYTAILKENGHIFDSNVGKSPCKFRLGNEGIIDGWNLGIEGMHVGDVRRLIVPPSKGFGKHGAGENVPPDSWLVYDVELAGVSR, encoded by the exons ATGGCTTTCTGGG GTGTTGAGGTGAAGCCCGGAAAGCCTGTTATTCATTCTTGTGAGAAGGCCATAGGAAGGCTGCGGATTTCCCAG GCAACTCTGGGGATTAGTGATGCTACCAAGAAAAGTATAGTGCAATGTAATGTGGGTAAGAAGAGTCCAGTTTTGCTCTGTGCTTTGCTGCCCAACCAGACAGAGTCATGCCATTTAGATTTGGAGTTTGAGGAGGCAGATgatgttgtgttttctgttatTGGCCCTCGGAGTGTCTACCTCACTGGTTATTACATTCGTCAAAATCAGCAGTCCGGTCATCAAAGTGATTC AGAATCATATGGGGTGGATATTCAAAATTGCCAGACAGAGGAATCTAGTTATCAAACAGATGACGACGAGTATGAGGACAGTTtcattgatgatgatgaagaaccACAAAGTTTTTCACCACCCCCTGTTTCAAGAAGCAAAG AGGATGAGACTGCATCAGAAAGTGACAAACCAAACAATGCAAAAGGTCGACGCGGTCAACTTATTAAGAAACGCCAAGTAGTTGAGTCTGAAGATGACAGTGAAGATGACGATGGCTTCCTTCTATctatttttaaaagtaaaaaatctGAGAAGACAACTTCCACTGGTGTAGAAGGCAATATTGTCAAGCAGAATGTACCTGCAAACAATGGGAAGGACCAGATGCATTCCCTTGATCG TGAAAaaccaagaaaaaaaagaaaagaatgggCTGAACAAGAGAAGGCCAGTAAAGATCAAAGTAATGAGGGTTATAATGTTCACAAAGAAGATAAAATGGATGGAGTTGAAGCCTCTAAAAATCT GGATATTGAAGATCATCAATTGGCTCCAGAACTGGCCTCTGACAAATGTAGGAAATCAAAGAGAAGAAGGAAACAACTTCAGTCTGAAGTGGCATGTAAAGAAGAGGTTGATGTGAAATCAGAAAATGTTGCTGAAGATGATTACCTTGAGCACAATTTATTACATACTGACAGCAAGAAGGATGTGTCAGCCGTAAATGTAGTTAAAAAAAAGCAGATTGACAA TGACATCAGCATAAAAGCTGGTTTACTGGATACTGCTAGTCAACCGGAGAAGAAAATtaagaagacgaagaagaagaagaagaaagatcaAGGCAATGGAGACTCTGATATGGGATTGCCTGATACAATGAACCATCAAGAAATAAAGCCTGTGAAATCCGAGAACTATACTTCAAATGCAGAACCAACACAGAACAGGACCCTATCAAATGGACTCGTTATTGAAGAGGTGGCAAATGGACCTCCTGATGGGAAAGTAGCTTCTCGTGGGAAAAAG GTCAAGATTTTTTACACTGCCATTTTGAAGGAGAACGGTCATATATTTGACTCGAATGTGGGCAAGAGCCCCTGCAAGTTTCGTTTAG GCAATGAAGGAATTATTGATGGATGGAATCTTGGCATTGAAG GTATGCATGTTGGTGATGTGAGGAGGCTCATCGTCCCACCATCTAAGGG TTTTGGGAAGCATGGAGCAGGTGAAAATGTTCCACCGGACTCATGGCTTGTATATGATGTTGAACTGGCTGGTGTCTCCAGATGA
- the LOC121751818 gene encoding peptidyl-prolyl cis-trans isomerase FKBP43-like isoform X1, which yields MAFWGVEVKPGKPVIHSCEKAIGRLRISQATLGISDATKKSIVQCNVGKKSPVLLCALLPNQTESCHLDLEFEEADDVVFSVIGPRSVYLTGYYIRQNQQSGHQSDSESYGVDIQNCQTEESSYQTDDDEYEDSFIDDDEEPQSFSPPPVSRSKEDETASESDKPNNAKGRRGQLIKKRQVVESEDDSEDDDGFLLSIFKSKKSEKTTSTGVEGNIVKQNVPANNGKDQMHSLDREKPRKKRKEWAEQEKASKDQSNEGYNVHKEDKMDGVEASKNLDIEDHQLAPELASDKCRKSKRRRKQLQSEVACKEEVDVKSENVAEDDYLEHNLLHTDSKKDVSAVNVVKKKQIDNCSDISIKAGLLDTASQPEKKIKKTKKKKKKDQGNGDSDMGLPDTMNHQEIKPVKSENYTSNAEPTQNRTLSNGLVIEEVANGPPDGKVASRGKKVKIFYTAILKENGHIFDSNVGKSPCKFRLGNEGIIDGWNLGIEGMHVGDVRRLIVPPSKGFGKHGAGENVPPDSWLVYDVELAGVSR from the exons ATGGCTTTCTGGG GTGTTGAGGTGAAGCCCGGAAAGCCTGTTATTCATTCTTGTGAGAAGGCCATAGGAAGGCTGCGGATTTCCCAG GCAACTCTGGGGATTAGTGATGCTACCAAGAAAAGTATAGTGCAATGTAATGTGGGTAAGAAGAGTCCAGTTTTGCTCTGTGCTTTGCTGCCCAACCAGACAGAGTCATGCCATTTAGATTTGGAGTTTGAGGAGGCAGATgatgttgtgttttctgttatTGGCCCTCGGAGTGTCTACCTCACTGGTTATTACATTCGTCAAAATCAGCAGTCCGGTCATCAAAGTGATTC AGAATCATATGGGGTGGATATTCAAAATTGCCAGACAGAGGAATCTAGTTATCAAACAGATGACGACGAGTATGAGGACAGTTtcattgatgatgatgaagaaccACAAAGTTTTTCACCACCCCCTGTTTCAAGAAGCAAAG AGGATGAGACTGCATCAGAAAGTGACAAACCAAACAATGCAAAAGGTCGACGCGGTCAACTTATTAAGAAACGCCAAGTAGTTGAGTCTGAAGATGACAGTGAAGATGACGATGGCTTCCTTCTATctatttttaaaagtaaaaaatctGAGAAGACAACTTCCACTGGTGTAGAAGGCAATATTGTCAAGCAGAATGTACCTGCAAACAATGGGAAGGACCAGATGCATTCCCTTGATCG TGAAAaaccaagaaaaaaaagaaaagaatgggCTGAACAAGAGAAGGCCAGTAAAGATCAAAGTAATGAGGGTTATAATGTTCACAAAGAAGATAAAATGGATGGAGTTGAAGCCTCTAAAAATCT GGATATTGAAGATCATCAATTGGCTCCAGAACTGGCCTCTGACAAATGTAGGAAATCAAAGAGAAGAAGGAAACAACTTCAGTCTGAAGTGGCATGTAAAGAAGAGGTTGATGTGAAATCAGAAAATGTTGCTGAAGATGATTACCTTGAGCACAATTTATTACATACTGACAGCAAGAAGGATGTGTCAGCCGTAAATGTAGTTAAAAAAAAGCAGATTGACAA TTGCAGTGACATCAGCATAAAAGCTGGTTTACTGGATACTGCTAGTCAACCGGAGAAGAAAATtaagaagacgaagaagaagaagaagaaagatcaAGGCAATGGAGACTCTGATATGGGATTGCCTGATACAATGAACCATCAAGAAATAAAGCCTGTGAAATCCGAGAACTATACTTCAAATGCAGAACCAACACAGAACAGGACCCTATCAAATGGACTCGTTATTGAAGAGGTGGCAAATGGACCTCCTGATGGGAAAGTAGCTTCTCGTGGGAAAAAG GTCAAGATTTTTTACACTGCCATTTTGAAGGAGAACGGTCATATATTTGACTCGAATGTGGGCAAGAGCCCCTGCAAGTTTCGTTTAG GCAATGAAGGAATTATTGATGGATGGAATCTTGGCATTGAAG GTATGCATGTTGGTGATGTGAGGAGGCTCATCGTCCCACCATCTAAGGG TTTTGGGAAGCATGGAGCAGGTGAAAATGTTCCACCGGACTCATGGCTTGTATATGATGTTGAACTGGCTGGTGTCTCCAGATGA